Proteins from a genomic interval of Schaalia odontolytica:
- a CDS encoding glycosyltransferase, producing MHAHSRARAASSAVGAPVRVALTKGTLLVPPTYFALAHACAMPDLSWQAFTLAARVRDPRIVVPIREASPGALSSSRAIRLVSQARGLGAMRRAITRWEPEVIHQHQATWSLPAVRAARDTGAPLVVTVHGADAYGRLGRGPGAAWNDLNRRAAFGGAHRLLAVSRYLADVALASGAQRRRLRVHYQGVDTAWWHPGAGASGQGAGGAPGVPIVLFVGALSHLKGVDDLVEASVRLHGTHPHSLVLVGEGPLYSTLVSRAPAHVRVTGQLGREEVRDWMRRSHVLVLPTKPTRGRAEAAGLVLLEAQACGVPALAYATGGTPEMVAPGASVLTPGRTSAHLARTLGEALTWGDAERAERGLACRRWVEENRSLATSADQLRAVYREVSR from the coding sequence GTGCATGCCCATTCCCGTGCCCGCGCCGCCTCCTCCGCCGTGGGGGCTCCCGTGAGGGTTGCCCTGACGAAGGGAACGCTGCTCGTTCCCCCCACCTACTTTGCGCTCGCACACGCGTGCGCGATGCCCGATCTGTCGTGGCAGGCGTTCACGCTGGCTGCTCGCGTGAGGGATCCTCGCATCGTTGTCCCGATCCGGGAAGCCTCCCCGGGGGCGCTCAGCTCCTCGCGGGCGATCCGCTTGGTTTCCCAAGCGAGGGGGCTGGGCGCGATGCGCCGGGCAATCACGCGGTGGGAGCCCGAGGTGATCCACCAGCATCAGGCGACGTGGTCGCTTCCGGCCGTGCGAGCTGCCCGCGACACGGGTGCCCCTCTCGTGGTGACCGTGCACGGGGCAGACGCCTACGGCAGGCTTGGGCGGGGCCCGGGGGCGGCCTGGAATGACCTCAACCGCAGGGCTGCCTTCGGCGGTGCGCATCGGCTTCTGGCCGTGTCGCGCTATCTGGCGGACGTGGCGCTGGCGTCGGGGGCGCAGAGGCGGCGCCTGCGCGTCCACTATCAGGGGGTCGACACCGCGTGGTGGCATCCGGGCGCTGGCGCCTCCGGCCAGGGCGCGGGCGGCGCCCCGGGGGTTCCCATCGTTCTCTTCGTCGGGGCGCTCAGCCACCTCAAGGGCGTTGACGACCTGGTCGAGGCCTCGGTGCGCCTGCACGGCACCCACCCGCACTCCCTCGTCCTGGTGGGCGAGGGGCCGCTTTACTCCACCCTGGTCTCTCGCGCTCCGGCCCACGTGAGAGTGACCGGGCAGCTGGGCCGCGAGGAGGTACGCGATTGGATGCGCCGCTCCCACGTCCTCGTTCTGCCGACGAAGCCGACTCGGGGACGCGCCGAGGCGGCCGGGCTCGTGCTCCTTGAGGCGCAGGCGTGCGGGGTTCCTGCCCTCGCCTACGCCACAGGAGGGACGCCCGAAATGGTTGCCCCGGGCGCGTCGGTGCTCACGCCGGGACGAACGAGCGCGCACCTCGCCCGCACGTTGGGCGAGGCGCTGACCTGGGGTGACGCGGAGCGCGCGGAGCGCGGCTTGGCCTGCCGCCGCTGGGTCGAGGAGAACCGCTCGCTGGCGACTTCCGCCGACCAGCTGCGGGCCGTCTACCGGGAGGTTTCGCGCTAG
- a CDS encoding glycosyltransferase — MRMWFLFPSPASFIPPSVVPHGSYNGGVESALNLLLYPSDLASPGRLVKIARSLSPLFTRTRIVGIDHSPLPALEAVAPCVHLERIRGARVGAPLGGIRVVAAWGARVYRRFARQDVAAVSAQNLFLLPLAHALSRRTGAILAYNAHELETETVGSTGLRRRLQRAIERRYISRADVVSVVNESIARWYRDTYPGVEPIVVTNAPTGQPGVIDLRAQLGVPADALLFLHSGYLAPGRNISLILRAFEDAPGAHVVFVGTGALADQVRRSAASHANIHHLPPVPPDRVLALTRGADVALCLIESGCLSHRLSTPNKMMEAFAAGVPVLCSPLAEARRYLGEQARRWVLEDPERDLSRALRELTREDIASFAPPVIPTWEEGAARLREAYERALAAKRAGGEPSAT; from the coding sequence ATGCGCATGTGGTTCCTCTTTCCGTCTCCGGCCTCGTTCATCCCACCCAGTGTAGTGCCCCACGGGTCCTACAATGGCGGCGTGGAAAGCGCCCTGAACCTCCTGCTGTATCCGTCGGACCTGGCCTCGCCCGGCAGGCTCGTGAAGATAGCGCGTTCCCTCTCCCCGCTGTTCACTCGCACGCGCATCGTCGGCATCGATCACTCCCCCCTCCCCGCGCTCGAGGCCGTGGCGCCCTGTGTGCACCTGGAACGCATTCGGGGGGCGCGGGTGGGAGCGCCCCTGGGCGGGATCCGTGTCGTGGCCGCGTGGGGGGCGCGCGTGTACCGGCGCTTTGCCCGCCAGGACGTGGCGGCCGTCTCCGCGCAAAACCTCTTCCTGCTTCCGCTGGCTCACGCCCTGTCTCGGCGCACGGGAGCCATCCTGGCGTACAACGCGCACGAGCTCGAGACCGAGACCGTGGGGTCGACGGGCCTTCGCCGCCGCCTCCAGCGGGCCATCGAGCGCCGGTACATCTCTCGAGCGGACGTCGTGTCGGTGGTCAACGAGTCGATCGCCCGGTGGTATCGCGACACCTATCCGGGCGTGGAGCCGATCGTCGTTACGAACGCGCCGACGGGTCAGCCCGGCGTCATCGACCTGCGTGCCCAGCTCGGGGTGCCCGCCGATGCCCTCCTGTTCCTCCATTCGGGGTATCTCGCCCCTGGGCGCAACATCTCGTTGATCCTTCGCGCGTTCGAGGACGCACCCGGCGCCCACGTGGTCTTCGTCGGCACGGGCGCACTGGCCGACCAGGTCAGGCGCTCCGCGGCGAGTCACGCCAACATCCACCACCTGCCCCCCGTGCCGCCCGACCGGGTGCTTGCGCTGACGCGCGGAGCGGACGTGGCACTGTGCCTCATCGAATCCGGTTGCCTCTCGCACCGCCTCTCCACACCCAACAAGATGATGGAGGCCTTCGCAGCCGGGGTGCCGGTCCTGTGCTCGCCCCTGGCCGAGGCGCGCCGCTATCTGGGCGAGCAGGCGCGGCGCTGGGTGTTGGAGGATCCCGAGCGCGACCTTTCTCGGGCGCTGAGGGAGCTCACGAGAGAGGACATCGCGAGCTTCGCCCCGCCTGTGATCCCGACCTGGGAGGAGGGGGCTGCCCGCCTGCGCGAGGCATACGAGCGTGCCCTCGCCGCCAAGCGTGCGGGCGGGGAGCCGAGCGCCACATAG
- a CDS encoding N-acetylmuramoyl-L-alanine amidase has protein sequence MRSPWRTLVAGLTLALATAAAAIVPSAQAAGITIAIDPGHGGSDSGAVANGLKEKDLTLAVSLALKEELESYDGVRVVMTRTTDTRPSENTSADLAARVQMAADAKADALVSIHFNSGSPVAKGAEVWYPNASSYNYSTHTQGRALSSAIQQELTSLGLADRGIKTRDNPYYDYPDGSTGDYYAINRQAREDGIPGIIVEHAFLTSSSDAALLRDSAFVRSLGIADATGIANTYGLSKGTWEKSGNSWRFISNGAAKTGWFQVGGRWYWAGSDGRTIRGWATLNGRLYLFDESTAMVTGWKQEKGTWYYLRPAGDMATGWERVGGTWYYLDSSGAMATGWLTYRDNWYWLGSSGGAAVGWTKIGDAWYLFEDDARMLTGWQLTEDDKQWYYMHPSGVMATGWLKDRDSWYYLDSDGAMKTGWLSVGGTWYYMQPSGAMSTGWLQQGSTWYWLDQSSGAMATGTVVVQGRASRFSSSGAWLGYEDAGSAASSGASVHDANGQRLIMSAPMASRSETIDAMVSAWQNAGRSYPSELAAGGASSIRDFAEIIYDEAVAEGVSPELVFVQSMKETGWLGFGGDVSIGQFNFSGIGAVGGGAQGASFPDVRTGIRAQVQHLRAYADASVTAQSLANPVVDPRFAYVRKGGASVVEHLGIQENPNHTGWAAAKNYGQDLVSMMAAYF, from the coding sequence ATGCGTTCCCCCTGGAGGACACTCGTCGCCGGGCTCACCCTGGCCCTGGCCACCGCCGCCGCAGCCATCGTCCCGTCGGCTCAGGCAGCAGGCATCACGATCGCCATCGACCCCGGACACGGGGGCTCCGACTCCGGAGCTGTGGCTAACGGCCTGAAAGAGAAGGACCTGACCCTCGCGGTGTCCCTGGCGCTCAAGGAAGAGCTGGAAAGCTACGACGGCGTGCGCGTCGTCATGACCCGGACGACGGACACCAGGCCCTCGGAGAACACGAGCGCAGACCTGGCGGCGCGCGTGCAGATGGCCGCCGATGCCAAGGCCGACGCCCTCGTGTCGATTCACTTCAACTCGGGCTCACCCGTGGCCAAGGGTGCCGAGGTCTGGTACCCCAACGCCTCGTCGTACAACTACTCCACCCACACCCAGGGGCGCGCCCTGTCCAGCGCCATCCAGCAAGAACTGACGAGCCTGGGGCTGGCCGATCGAGGAATCAAGACGCGAGACAACCCCTACTACGACTACCCCGACGGCTCCACGGGCGACTACTACGCGATCAACCGTCAAGCGCGCGAGGACGGCATCCCCGGGATCATCGTCGAGCACGCCTTCCTGACCTCCTCCTCCGACGCGGCCCTGCTGCGCGACTCGGCCTTCGTGCGCTCCCTCGGGATCGCGGATGCCACGGGCATCGCCAATACATACGGGCTGAGCAAGGGGACGTGGGAAAAGTCCGGCAACAGCTGGCGCTTTATCAGCAACGGAGCGGCCAAGACCGGCTGGTTCCAGGTTGGCGGGCGCTGGTACTGGGCCGGATCCGACGGGCGCACGATCCGAGGATGGGCCACGCTGAATGGACGCCTCTACCTCTTCGATGAGAGCACCGCGATGGTCACCGGCTGGAAGCAAGAGAAGGGCACCTGGTACTACCTGCGCCCGGCCGGAGACATGGCGACCGGATGGGAACGGGTGGGAGGCACCTGGTACTACCTGGACTCCTCCGGCGCGATGGCGACGGGCTGGCTCACGTACCGCGACAACTGGTATTGGCTGGGTAGCTCCGGCGGTGCGGCCGTCGGCTGGACCAAGATCGGCGACGCGTGGTACCTCTTCGAGGACGATGCGCGCATGCTCACCGGCTGGCAGCTCACTGAAGACGACAAGCAGTGGTACTACATGCACCCCAGCGGTGTCATGGCAACCGGATGGCTGAAGGACCGGGACTCCTGGTACTACCTCGATTCCGATGGTGCGATGAAGACCGGCTGGCTGTCCGTGGGCGGAACCTGGTACTACATGCAGCCCTCGGGCGCGATGAGCACCGGCTGGCTCCAGCAGGGATCCACCTGGTACTGGCTCGATCAGAGTTCGGGCGCGATGGCGACGGGAACAGTGGTCGTTCAGGGGCGCGCATCAAGGTTCTCGTCCTCGGGAGCCTGGCTGGGCTACGAGGATGCGGGTTCCGCTGCCTCATCCGGCGCCTCCGTCCATGACGCGAATGGCCAGCGTCTCATCATGAGTGCCCCCATGGCCTCGCGCTCGGAGACCATTGACGCGATGGTGAGCGCGTGGCAGAACGCGGGCCGCTCTTACCCGAGTGAACTGGCCGCAGGTGGGGCCTCCTCCATCCGTGACTTCGCCGAGATCATCTACGACGAAGCCGTAGCCGAGGGCGTGTCCCCCGAGCTCGTGTTCGTCCAGTCCATGAAGGAGACCGGCTGGCTGGGCTTCGGCGGTGACGTGAGCATCGGCCAGTTCAACTTCTCTGGCATCGGCGCGGTCGGCGGAGGCGCGCAAGGGGCGAGTTTCCCGGACGTGCGCACGGGAATTCGCGCCCAGGTGCAGCACCTGCGTGCCTACGCGGATGCTTCTGTGACCGCGCAGTCCCTGGCCAACCCGGTGGTCGATCCGCGTTTTGCCTACGTGCGTAAGGGCGGCGCCTCCGTGGTCGAGCACCTGGGAATCCAGGAGAACCCGAATCACACCGGTTGGGCGGCAGCCAAGAACTACGGCCAGGACCTGGTGTCGATGATGGCGGCCTACTTCTAG
- a CDS encoding glycosyltransferase yields MLVTLATRTFTPEPTAAALRLGALVRSLVSSGASVRVLTSRLAPSVVRDGARAASRPLGSAQSTRRGNAAVPGRGPTAGGVGAGLVEVRRAPVLRDRTGAVRGYVSYLSFDLPLVVRLLTGARPDVVACEPPPTTGAAVRVACALRRVPYVYYCADVVSDAASAAGVPGVVVRAVAALESFALRGAHRVIAVSAGVSRRARELGARDVTVVPNGVRVPGEIAAGYPDSFPRCSGPVFVYAGTVAPWLAPEVFVEAFERARDRLGDARLVFVGQGSGWEDLAGRARAVAGVQMIPAVSANEADRWMARATATLASLRPGGYDYAYPTKILASLAQGTPVIYAGPGRAARDVEEAGLGVACDLDADEVAEAMVAFARGTVSWVGEARSRAWVRENRSVEASSRAAAAVVLSAV; encoded by the coding sequence ATGCTAGTCACTCTCGCGACGCGCACCTTCACGCCCGAGCCGACCGCGGCGGCACTGCGCCTGGGCGCCCTCGTCCGCTCTCTTGTCTCTTCGGGCGCGAGCGTGCGCGTCCTCACCTCGCGCCTGGCGCCCTCGGTTGTCCGCGACGGCGCCCGCGCGGCCTCCCGCCCGCTCGGGTCCGCGCAGAGCACCCGTCGAGGGAACGCAGCTGTCCCGGGGAGGGGGCCGACGGCGGGCGGGGTGGGGGCCGGCCTCGTCGAGGTGAGGCGTGCTCCCGTGCTGCGTGATCGCACGGGAGCCGTGCGCGGCTACGTCTCCTACCTCTCTTTCGATCTGCCCCTCGTGGTGCGCCTGCTCACCGGGGCGAGGCCGGATGTGGTGGCGTGCGAGCCTCCTCCGACGACGGGCGCGGCCGTACGCGTGGCGTGCGCGCTGCGCCGCGTGCCCTACGTCTACTACTGCGCGGACGTCGTCTCGGACGCGGCATCCGCGGCGGGAGTGCCGGGCGTTGTCGTGCGCGCCGTCGCCGCCTTGGAATCCTTCGCGCTCAGGGGTGCTCACCGCGTGATCGCGGTCTCGGCGGGGGTGAGTCGCCGCGCGCGCGAGCTGGGGGCGCGGGATGTGACGGTTGTTCCCAACGGCGTGCGTGTCCCGGGCGAGATCGCAGCCGGGTACCCGGATTCCTTCCCCCGGTGTTCGGGGCCGGTCTTCGTGTACGCGGGGACGGTCGCCCCCTGGCTCGCCCCCGAGGTGTTTGTGGAGGCATTCGAACGCGCGCGGGATCGCCTGGGGGACGCTCGCCTCGTGTTCGTCGGGCAGGGGAGCGGATGGGAGGACCTTGCTGGGCGCGCCCGAGCGGTGGCGGGAGTGCAGATGATTCCAGCGGTGAGCGCGAACGAGGCCGACCGGTGGATGGCTCGGGCGACCGCGACGCTGGCCTCGCTGCGCCCTGGCGGCTACGACTACGCCTATCCCACCAAGATCCTGGCCTCGCTGGCACAGGGGACGCCGGTGATCTACGCGGGGCCCGGGCGCGCCGCCCGCGATGTCGAGGAGGCCGGCCTGGGGGTGGCGTGCGACCTGGATGCCGACGAGGTCGCCGAGGCGATGGTGGCGTTTGCCCGCGGCACCGTGTCCTGGGTGGGGGAGGCGCGCTCGCGCGCGTGGGTGCGGGAGAACCGTTCTGTTGAGGCGTCGTCGCGCGCCGCCGCCGCTGTGGTTCTCTCCGCCGTCTGA
- a CDS encoding nucleotide sugar dehydrogenase, whose product MRIAVVGLGKIGLPLATHYARAGHSVVGVDINPTVVAQVNRGEEPFPGEAHLADYLPALVASGALRATTDYAEAIPSADTIIMVVPLVVDGEGRPDFSTMDAATRSVAAHLGPGTLVSYETTLPVGTTRRRYRPLIEELSGLREGRDFDVVFSPERVLTGRVFADLARYPKLVGGLSEAGEERGVRFYEEVLTFDEREDLPRPNGVWPMGGAEAAEMAKLAETTYRDVNIGLANQFARYADRVGIDIARVIDACNSQPYSHIHRPGIAVGGHCIPVYPRLYLVGDPDATIVKAARRANADMPAYAVARARELLGSLSGLRVAVLGAAYRGGVKETAFSGVFGLVEAARADGARVAVHDPLFGDAELASFGWEPYHLGEDVDVAFIQADHAAYAALRPTDLPGVRLLVDGRSLTDPCLWVGTPRITIGGGGDARC is encoded by the coding sequence ATGCGCATCGCGGTCGTCGGTTTGGGCAAGATCGGTTTGCCACTGGCGACACACTACGCGCGCGCGGGACACTCGGTTGTCGGCGTGGACATCAACCCCACGGTGGTTGCCCAGGTCAACAGGGGAGAAGAGCCGTTCCCGGGGGAGGCCCACCTGGCCGACTACCTGCCTGCGCTGGTCGCCTCGGGCGCACTGCGCGCCACCACCGACTACGCCGAGGCCATCCCAAGCGCCGACACCATCATCATGGTGGTCCCCCTCGTCGTGGATGGGGAGGGCAGGCCCGACTTCTCAACCATGGACGCCGCGACGCGCTCCGTGGCCGCCCACCTCGGGCCGGGAACTCTCGTCTCCTACGAGACGACCCTGCCGGTGGGGACAACCAGGAGACGCTATCGCCCCCTTATCGAGGAGCTCTCCGGTCTGCGCGAGGGCCGCGACTTCGACGTTGTCTTCTCCCCCGAGCGGGTTCTCACGGGCCGCGTGTTCGCCGACCTCGCTCGCTATCCGAAACTGGTGGGAGGCCTGAGCGAGGCCGGGGAGGAACGCGGCGTGCGCTTCTACGAGGAGGTCCTGACCTTCGATGAGAGGGAAGACTTGCCGCGCCCCAACGGCGTGTGGCCCATGGGCGGGGCGGAGGCCGCCGAGATGGCCAAGCTCGCCGAGACCACCTACCGTGACGTCAACATCGGCCTGGCCAATCAGTTTGCCCGCTACGCCGACCGCGTCGGCATCGACATCGCGCGCGTCATCGACGCCTGCAATTCCCAGCCCTACTCCCACATCCACCGCCCCGGAATCGCGGTGGGCGGCCACTGCATCCCCGTCTATCCGCGCCTGTACCTGGTCGGCGACCCCGATGCGACCATCGTGAAGGCCGCGCGCCGCGCTAACGCCGACATGCCCGCATACGCCGTGGCACGCGCGCGCGAGCTGCTCGGATCCCTGTCGGGCCTGCGCGTGGCTGTCCTGGGGGCCGCCTACCGGGGAGGCGTGAAGGAGACGGCGTTCTCGGGGGTCTTCGGCCTCGTCGAGGCCGCGCGCGCCGACGGAGCCCGCGTCGCCGTCCACGATCCGCTCTTCGGTGATGCGGAGCTGGCTTCCTTCGGCTGGGAGCCCTACCACCTGGGTGAGGACGTGGACGTGGCGTTCATCCAGGCCGATCACGCGGCCTACGCGGCCCTTCGCCCCACCGACCTGCCCGGCGTGCGCCTCCTCGTCGATGGTCGTTCCCTCACGGACCCGTGCCTGTGGGTGGGCACGCCCCGGATCACCATCGGCGGGGGAGGGGATGCGCGATGCTAG
- a CDS encoding lipopolysaccharide biosynthesis protein, translating into MTNAPEPDVRPGALRQVFALLGGTLLAQIIAFVAQMGVARLYTDTDLGYLGVFTSAATLGAAVAGARFDLSIVLPSPGHEASARSLARLASRCVLAASSLATLVAAVARPWLEERYGRELAAWMLAVGVSILFLAQGQVCSYWLTRHRRFRYIAASSVVRSGAIAALQLLCGLLASGGLGAAIGATVAGQGIAVAYLSWRSRDARARSAEDPPVREVARRYRKMALVGVPNVVVDAVRTSAIPLLIAGYGVAALGQFNLAWMAMQAPVALIAGALSQVYLPRLSDTPPGQMTRIVVRVGTTALALSLPAFAVLAWVGPALFPFLFGQRWEAAGYFARALAPWLALTVASSPLSNVFVATYHQRRMLAFACVYCLVPLAWLALSPYGIEATVGVLGVVMASLLAGMLVMVLATAREYDRGGKNRSAWAGEGAA; encoded by the coding sequence ATGACGAACGCCCCCGAGCCAGATGTGCGCCCCGGCGCCCTGCGTCAGGTGTTCGCACTCCTGGGCGGGACCCTCCTCGCCCAGATCATTGCGTTCGTCGCTCAGATGGGCGTTGCCCGCCTCTATACCGACACCGACCTGGGCTACCTCGGAGTCTTCACCTCGGCTGCGACCCTGGGAGCAGCCGTGGCCGGTGCTCGCTTCGACCTCAGCATCGTGCTTCCCTCCCCCGGCCACGAGGCATCCGCCCGCTCCCTTGCGCGCCTGGCGTCTCGCTGTGTTCTGGCCGCATCGTCGCTGGCCACGCTCGTCGCGGCGGTCGCCCGGCCGTGGCTGGAGGAGCGCTACGGACGCGAACTCGCGGCCTGGATGCTGGCGGTGGGGGTCTCCATCCTCTTTCTCGCCCAGGGGCAGGTGTGTTCCTACTGGCTGACCCGGCACCGCCGCTTCCGTTACATCGCCGCCTCCTCCGTGGTCCGCTCCGGCGCGATCGCAGCGCTGCAGCTCCTGTGTGGCCTCCTCGCCTCGGGCGGGCTGGGGGCGGCGATCGGCGCGACGGTAGCCGGGCAGGGGATCGCCGTGGCCTACCTGTCGTGGCGCTCGCGGGACGCGAGGGCCCGCAGCGCCGAGGACCCGCCGGTGCGAGAGGTCGCGCGCCGCTACCGGAAGATGGCCCTCGTGGGGGTTCCCAATGTCGTCGTTGACGCGGTGCGCACAAGCGCGATCCCGCTGCTGATCGCCGGGTATGGCGTGGCGGCCCTCGGCCAGTTCAACCTCGCGTGGATGGCCATGCAGGCGCCCGTCGCCCTGATCGCCGGGGCCCTGTCCCAGGTGTACCTGCCTCGCCTGTCCGACACGCCACCGGGTCAGATGACGCGGATCGTGGTGCGGGTGGGGACGACCGCGCTGGCGCTCTCGCTTCCCGCGTTCGCGGTGCTCGCGTGGGTGGGCCCCGCGCTCTTCCCGTTCCTGTTCGGTCAGCGCTGGGAGGCGGCCGGCTACTTCGCGCGCGCGCTCGCTCCCTGGTTGGCCCTCACGGTCGCCTCCTCGCCTCTGTCCAACGTGTTTGTCGCCACCTACCATCAGCGCCGCATGCTGGCCTTCGCGTGCGTGTACTGCCTCGTTCCTCTCGCGTGGCTCGCGCTCAGCCCCTACGGGATCGAGGCCACGGTCGGCGTGCTCGGCGTCGTGATGGCATCCCTCCTGGCGGGAATGCTCGTCATGGTGCTCGCCACCGCCCGCGAGTACGACCGCGGGGGGAAGAACCGGAGCGCGTGGGCGGGAGAAGGCGCCGCCTGA
- a CDS encoding Gfo/Idh/MocA family protein, whose amino-acid sequence MGRHHVRNARATDGVDLVALADPGGDRFGVAGDLPVRRGVRELIDAGIDAAIVATPTALHEEAALALAEAGVHALIEKPLAASVEEGTRIRDAFAAASLVGAVGYVERCNPALIDMRARIASGQLGEIEQIVTRRQSPFPARISDVGVVKDLATHDVDLAAWVADASYESIYARTSRRSGRPHEDMMVASGVLTGGILVNHLVNWLTPYKDRTTIVTGERGALVADTAMGDLTFYENGHAPLQWDAIAAFRGVSEGQVVRYALTKREPLALEHERFRDAITGAGGEHVTMDEALDNLRVIEAILASAASGRAIDMTGRS is encoded by the coding sequence ATGGGGCGCCACCACGTGCGCAACGCCCGCGCGACCGACGGCGTCGACCTGGTGGCGCTCGCCGATCCGGGCGGCGACCGTTTCGGCGTCGCCGGGGACCTGCCCGTCAGAAGGGGCGTGCGCGAGCTGATCGACGCGGGCATCGACGCCGCGATAGTGGCGACGCCGACCGCGCTCCACGAGGAGGCCGCCCTCGCCCTCGCCGAGGCCGGGGTGCATGCCCTCATCGAGAAACCGCTCGCCGCGAGCGTGGAGGAAGGGACACGCATCCGCGACGCATTCGCGGCCGCGTCGCTGGTTGGCGCGGTGGGCTACGTGGAGCGCTGCAATCCGGCGCTCATCGACATGCGCGCCAGGATCGCCTCGGGCCAGCTCGGCGAGATCGAACAGATTGTGACCCGCCGACAGTCCCCCTTCCCCGCGCGCATCAGCGACGTGGGCGTCGTCAAGGACCTCGCCACCCACGACGTCGACCTCGCCGCCTGGGTCGCCGACGCCTCCTACGAGAGCATCTACGCGCGCACCTCGAGGCGATCGGGTCGCCCCCACGAGGACATGATGGTCGCCTCCGGGGTGCTCACCGGCGGGATCCTCGTCAATCACCTGGTCAACTGGCTGACCCCCTACAAGGACCGCACGACGATCGTGACGGGTGAGCGAGGCGCGCTCGTGGCGGACACGGCGATGGGGGACCTGACCTTCTACGAGAACGGTCACGCGCCCCTGCAGTGGGACGCGATCGCGGCCTTCCGGGGGGTGAGCGAAGGGCAGGTCGTGCGCTACGCGCTAACGAAACGCGAACCGCTCGCCCTCGAACACGAGCGATTCCGAGACGCGATCACCGGCGCCGGAGGCGAACACGTCACCATGGACGAGGCCCTCGACAATCTGCGCGTCATCGAGGCAATCCTGGCCTCGGCGGCCAGCGGGCGAGCAATCGACATGACAGGCCGCTCCTGA
- a CDS encoding DegT/DnrJ/EryC1/StrS family aminotransferase, with protein sequence MTPSFIPSARPLIGEEEISAVARVMRTGMIAQGPQVEAFEEEFARQIVPGTRAIALNSGTSALHLGLLAAGIGPGDEVIVPSFTFAATANAVAITGATPVFADIDPRTFTLSPASVSSAVSARTRAIMPVHLYGHPAALDTLDAIARERGLLLFEDAAQAHGASLHGRPVGSFGTFAAFSFYPTKNMTSGEGGMVTSRDPALVRWVRLARNQGMEKRYENEIVGLNNRMTDIHAAIGRVQLTKIDAWTAERQSNAAYLSAHLRGVTVPHVAPGATHVFHQYTIRVPQDRDGFARALREEYGIGSGVYYPIPAHELASLARFAPDTDLPATRAAAAEVLSLPVYPSLTRGDLDRIVEAVNALAEAGA encoded by the coding sequence GTGACACCATCTTTCATTCCGTCGGCCCGCCCCCTCATCGGGGAGGAGGAGATCAGCGCGGTCGCACGCGTCATGCGCACCGGGATGATCGCGCAGGGGCCCCAGGTCGAGGCGTTCGAAGAGGAATTCGCCCGCCAGATCGTGCCGGGAACGCGAGCGATCGCCCTCAACTCCGGGACCTCCGCCCTGCATCTGGGGCTGCTGGCGGCCGGGATCGGCCCGGGAGACGAAGTGATCGTCCCCTCCTTCACGTTCGCAGCGACGGCCAACGCGGTTGCCATCACGGGGGCAACCCCCGTGTTCGCGGACATCGATCCGCGCACCTTCACGCTCTCACCCGCCTCGGTCTCCTCCGCCGTCAGCGCCCGCACCAGGGCCATCATGCCGGTTCACCTCTACGGTCACCCCGCGGCCCTCGACACCCTCGACGCGATCGCCCGCGAGCGAGGCCTCCTGCTCTTCGAGGACGCAGCGCAGGCCCACGGGGCGAGCCTGCACGGGCGGCCGGTCGGCTCCTTCGGCACCTTCGCCGCCTTCTCCTTCTACCCGACCAAGAACATGACCAGCGGCGAGGGAGGGATGGTCACCAGCCGCGACCCCGCCCTCGTCCGGTGGGTGCGCCTGGCGCGCAACCAGGGGATGGAAAAGCGCTACGAGAACGAGATCGTCGGTCTCAATAACCGCATGACCGACATTCACGCCGCCATCGGTCGCGTCCAGCTGACCAAGATTGACGCCTGGACCGCCGAACGCCAGAGCAACGCCGCCTACCTCAGCGCCCACCTGCGCGGGGTCACCGTCCCGCACGTGGCACCCGGCGCCACCCACGTCTTCCACCAGTACACGATCCGCGTCCCGCAGGACCGGGATGGTTTCGCGCGTGCCCTGCGTGAGGAGTATGGAATCGGCTCCGGCGTCTACTACCCGATCCCCGCCCACGAGCTCGCCTCCCTGGCGCGCTTCGCCCCCGACACGGACCTTCCCGCCACGCGAGCGGCCGCCGCCGAGGTCCTCTCCCTCCCCGTCTACCCCTCGCTCACCCGCGGCGACCTGGACCGCATCGTCGAGGCCGTCAACGCGCTCGCGGAAGCGGGTGCCTGA